One Leptolyngbya sp. SIO1E4 genomic window, GAGGCAATAAGAAACGAAGTCGTCTATCTTTTTTGGCTAAAAATAGCTTGAATGAAAAGGGCAGCAATGGCAGCTTTCCGATCGCTCTCATGAGCTGTATTAGTGCTGTTTTCATGGTCGTGCCTGTTGCCTCACTCGTCATGCCAATTACACGCTGCTTGAGTGCCCTCTTCAAGTTTGCTGGGTGAGAAAGTATTGTTCTAGGCGATCGCTATTGCGTGCAGACAGCCGAAACCAGTGCAGCCGCAGTTCCTGTTTTTCGCGATCGCTCAGGGGCCAATCCACATCGAGCTGCCGCAGCCGTCGAGTGAGGGTATAGAGGCACAGGGCAGCACTGACAGATACATTTAGGCTTTCCGTAAAGCCCACCATCGGGATTTTGAGCTGTAGGTCGGCTTGAGCTAAGGCCCGTTCCGATACGCCATATCTTTCGCTACCAAAGAGAATTGCGAGCTTTTGATCCAGCGGGAGGACTTCTGGCGGGAGTGCTTGCCCATGGGGGTTGGTTGCGACGACCAAATAGCCCTGCGATCGCAGTTTGGCCAAACAGACATCGGTGTTGTCTTCTGTCTCACTGTCGTAGTGATGCACCGTCACCCATTTTCGCGATCCAGAGGCGGCTCCCCGGCGCGCCTTGAAGGTATTGAAATTTTCGACGATGTGAATGTCTTGAATCCCTAACCCTTCACAGGTGCGTAAAATGGCGCTGGCATTGTGGGCGTTATGGAAATCTTCTGCCACAACCGTGATGTAGCGAGTCCGGTGCGCTAAGACAGCCTCAATGTTAGCCTGCCGATTTGGGGTGACAAATCCCGCCAGA contains:
- a CDS encoding RNA methyltransferase, yielding MNADQQLALTEYLAGFVTPNRQANIEAVLAHRTRYITVVAEDFHNAHNASAILRTCEGLGIQDIHIVENFNTFKARRGAASGSRKWVTVHHYDSETEDNTDVCLAKLRSQGYLVVATNPHGQALPPEVLPLDQKLAILFGSERYGVSERALAQADLQLKIPMVGFTESLNVSVSAALCLYTLTRRLRQLDVDWPLSDREKQELRLHWFRLSARNSDRLEQYFLTQQT